In one window of Streptomyces roseofulvus DNA:
- a CDS encoding rhomboid-like protein produces MRSSPGTHLWLAVIAVTSLTLALSPAGLDTYFLHRNSSNLHQLAHHPVRALLGSAFWIEDPADLLLYAVLFEVLHAPVERWLGTAKWLFTVATAHIAATLVSQQVVLLAIRDHDVPRSMAHVVDIGVSYGLAASAGILTYRIARRWRPLYLAAAVAFFLVPLLADRTYTDLGHALSLAIGLACYPLTRRPAAHEKPVAPEQEPGAH; encoded by the coding sequence GTGCGTTCGTCACCCGGCACGCATCTCTGGCTCGCGGTCATCGCGGTCACCAGCCTCACCCTCGCGCTCTCCCCGGCGGGGCTGGACACGTACTTCCTCCACCGGAACAGCAGCAACCTCCACCAGCTCGCCCACCACCCGGTCCGCGCCCTGCTCGGCAGCGCGTTCTGGATCGAGGACCCGGCCGACCTGCTGCTGTACGCCGTGCTCTTCGAGGTACTCCACGCCCCCGTGGAGCGCTGGCTGGGCACCGCCAAGTGGCTGTTCACCGTCGCCACCGCGCACATCGCCGCGACCCTCGTCAGCCAGCAGGTCGTCCTCCTGGCGATCCGCGACCACGACGTGCCCCGCAGCATGGCGCACGTCGTCGACATCGGCGTCAGCTACGGCCTCGCCGCCTCCGCCGGAATCCTCACCTACCGGATCGCCCGGCGGTGGCGCCCGCTCTACCTCGCGGCGGCGGTGGCCTTCTTCCTCGTCCCGCTGCTCGCCGACCGCACGTACACCGACCTCGGGCACGCCCTCTCGCTGGCGATCGGCCTGGCCTGCTACCCGCTCACCCGCCGTCCGGCGGCGCACGAAAAACCGGTCGCACCCGAACAGGAGCCCGGCGCACACTAG
- the lpdA gene encoding dihydrolipoyl dehydrogenase → MSDRFDVVVLGAGPGGYVAAIRAAQLGKRVAVVEEKYWGGVCLNVGCIPTKALLRNAELAHIFNHEAKTFGIKVDGSVTFDYGDAYRRSRTVADGRVKGVHFLMKKNGITEFDGRGTFVDANTLQVAKADGTTQTITFDNCIIATGASPRLLPGTALSDRVVSYEQQILAEDAPKSIVIAGAGAIGIEFAYVLNNYGTKVTIVEFLDRMAPLEDEEVSKELAKQYRKLGIDVLTSTRVDAIDESGPQVRVTVTGKDGSQKVLEADKVLQAIGFAPNVSGYGLENTGVALTERGAIDVDGRCRTSVPNIFAIGDVTAKLMLAHTAEAMGVIAAETIADAETMELDYAMIPRATYCQPQIASFGYTEAQAREKGYDVKVAKFPFMANGKAHGLGDSTGFVKIVADAKYGEIVGAHLIGPDVTELLPELTLAQQWDLTVHEVARNVHAHPTLGEAVKEAVHGIAGHMINF, encoded by the coding sequence ATGTCAGACCGCTTCGACGTCGTCGTACTCGGAGCTGGCCCCGGCGGCTACGTCGCCGCCATCCGCGCCGCCCAGCTGGGCAAGCGGGTCGCGGTCGTCGAGGAGAAGTACTGGGGCGGTGTCTGCCTGAACGTCGGCTGCATCCCCACCAAGGCGCTGCTCCGCAACGCCGAACTGGCGCACATCTTCAACCACGAGGCGAAGACCTTCGGCATCAAGGTCGACGGCTCGGTGACCTTCGACTACGGCGACGCCTACCGCCGCAGCCGGACGGTCGCGGACGGCCGCGTCAAGGGCGTCCACTTCCTGATGAAGAAGAACGGCATCACGGAGTTCGACGGCCGGGGCACGTTCGTCGACGCGAACACCCTCCAGGTCGCGAAGGCCGACGGCACGACGCAGACCATCACCTTCGACAACTGCATCATCGCCACCGGCGCCTCCCCGCGCCTGCTGCCCGGCACCGCCCTGAGCGACCGCGTCGTCTCCTACGAGCAGCAGATCCTGGCCGAGGACGCCCCGAAGTCGATCGTCATCGCGGGTGCCGGCGCGATCGGCATCGAGTTCGCGTACGTGCTGAACAACTACGGCACCAAGGTCACCATCGTCGAGTTCCTCGACCGGATGGCCCCGCTGGAGGACGAGGAGGTGTCGAAGGAGCTGGCGAAGCAGTACCGCAAGCTCGGCATCGACGTCCTCACCTCGACCCGGGTCGACGCGATCGACGAGTCCGGCCCGCAGGTGCGCGTCACGGTCACCGGCAAGGACGGCTCGCAGAAGGTCCTGGAGGCCGACAAGGTCCTGCAGGCCATCGGCTTCGCGCCGAACGTCTCCGGCTACGGCCTGGAGAACACCGGTGTCGCGCTCACCGAGCGCGGCGCGATCGACGTCGACGGCCGCTGCCGCACCTCGGTCCCGAACATCTTCGCCATCGGTGACGTCACCGCGAAGCTGATGCTCGCGCACACCGCCGAGGCCATGGGCGTCATCGCCGCCGAGACCATCGCGGACGCCGAGACGATGGAGCTCGACTACGCGATGATCCCGCGGGCGACGTACTGCCAGCCGCAGATCGCGAGCTTCGGCTACACCGAGGCGCAGGCCCGCGAGAAGGGCTACGACGTCAAGGTCGCCAAGTTCCCCTTCATGGCGAACGGCAAGGCGCACGGCCTCGGCGACTCGACCGGCTTCGTCAAGATCGTCGCCGACGCCAAGTACGGCGAGATCGTCGGCGCCCACCTGATCGGCCCGGACGTCACCGAGCTGCTGCCCGAGCTGACGCTGGCCCAGCAGTGGGACCTCACCGTCCACGAGGTCGCGCGGAACGTGCACGCCCACCCCACCCTGGGCGAGGCCGTCAAGGAAGCCGTCCACGGCATCGCCGGCCACATGATCAACTTCTGA
- a CDS encoding HAD family hydrolase, with protein MSPFPYRLVATDLDGTLLRADESVSARTRDALAAATAAGAAHIVVTGRAVPWTRHILDDLGYQGIAVCGQGAQVYHAGEHRLLTSLTLDRQLAGLALSKIEAEVGPLALAASRDGLEGEVLMGPGYRAQEGPLPYVPYEDPAELWAAPLTKLYIQHPAMTDDELTAVARAGVGGLVDVVMAGPGIVEILPLGLSKATGLSLAARRLGVKAAETIAFGDMPNDIPMFGWAAHGVAMGNAHEELRAVADEVTASNEEDGIALVLERLLAA; from the coding sequence GTGAGCCCCTTCCCCTACCGCCTGGTCGCGACGGACCTCGACGGCACGCTGCTGCGGGCCGACGAGTCCGTCTCGGCCCGTACGCGGGACGCCCTCGCCGCCGCCACGGCGGCGGGCGCCGCGCACATCGTCGTCACCGGCCGGGCGGTGCCCTGGACCCGGCACATCCTCGACGACCTCGGCTACCAGGGGATCGCGGTGTGCGGACAGGGCGCGCAGGTCTACCACGCCGGCGAGCACCGGCTGCTGACCTCTCTGACGCTGGACCGGCAGCTCGCCGGGCTCGCCCTCTCCAAGATCGAGGCGGAGGTCGGCCCGCTGGCGCTGGCCGCCAGCCGGGACGGCCTGGAGGGCGAGGTCCTGATGGGCCCCGGCTACCGGGCGCAGGAGGGTCCGCTGCCGTACGTGCCGTACGAGGACCCGGCCGAGCTGTGGGCGGCGCCGCTCACCAAGCTCTACATCCAGCACCCGGCGATGACCGACGACGAGCTGACCGCGGTCGCCCGCGCCGGCGTCGGCGGTCTGGTCGACGTGGTCATGGCGGGTCCCGGGATCGTGGAGATCCTGCCGCTCGGGCTGAGCAAGGCGACCGGCCTCTCGCTGGCGGCGCGCCGGCTCGGGGTCAAGGCCGCGGAGACCATCGCCTTCGGCGACATGCCCAACGACATCCCGATGTTCGGCTGGGCCGCGCACGGGGTCGCGATGGGGAACGCGCACGAGGAGCTGCGGGCGGTGGCGGACGAGGTGACGGCCTCCAACGAGGAGGACGGCATCGCGCTCGTCCTGGAGCGTCTGCTGGCGGCCTGA
- a CDS encoding ABC transporter ATP-binding protein: protein MSTLHIDHVSRWFGNVVAVNDVTMSIGPGVTGLLGPNGAGKSTLINMMGGFLAPSTGSVTLDGEPVWRNESVYRSIGVVPEREAMYDFLTGREFVVANAELQGLGATEAQKALATVEMEYAQDRKIATYSKGMRQRVKMASALVHEPSVLLLDEPFNGMDPRQRMQLMELLRRMGADGRTVLFSSHILEEVEQLASHIEVIVAGRHAASGDFRRIRRLMTDRPHRYLVRSSDDRALAAALIADPSTAGIEVDAVEGGLRIQAVDFGRFTELLPQVARARGIRLLTVSPSDESLESVFSYLVAA from the coding sequence GTGAGCACCCTGCACATCGACCACGTCTCGCGCTGGTTCGGCAACGTCGTCGCGGTCAACGACGTCACGATGTCGATCGGCCCCGGCGTGACCGGCCTGCTCGGCCCCAACGGCGCCGGGAAGTCCACCCTCATCAACATGATGGGCGGCTTCCTCGCCCCCTCCACGGGCAGCGTGACCCTCGACGGCGAGCCGGTCTGGCGCAACGAGTCCGTCTACCGTTCCATCGGCGTCGTCCCCGAGCGGGAGGCGATGTACGACTTCCTCACCGGCCGCGAGTTCGTGGTGGCCAACGCGGAGCTCCAGGGCCTCGGCGCGACGGAGGCCCAGAAGGCCCTCGCCACCGTCGAGATGGAGTACGCGCAGGACCGGAAGATCGCCACGTACAGCAAGGGCATGCGGCAGCGCGTGAAGATGGCCTCGGCCCTGGTCCACGAGCCGTCCGTGCTGCTGCTCGACGAGCCGTTCAACGGCATGGACCCGCGCCAGCGGATGCAGCTCATGGAGCTGCTGCGGCGGATGGGCGCCGACGGGCGCACGGTGCTGTTCTCCTCGCACATCCTGGAGGAGGTCGAGCAGCTCGCCTCCCACATCGAGGTGATCGTCGCCGGCCGGCACGCCGCCTCCGGCGACTTCCGCCGGATCCGCCGTCTGATGACCGACCGGCCGCACCGCTATCTGGTCCGCTCCAGCGACGACCGGGCGCTCGCCGCCGCGCTGATCGCCGACCCGTCGACGGCCGGCATCGAGGTCGACGCGGTGGAGGGCGGACTGCGGATCCAGGCCGTCGACTTCGGACGGTTCACCGAGCTGCTGCCGCAGGTCGCACGCGCGCGTGGGATCCGGCTGCTGACGGTGTCGCCCTCCGACGAGTCGCTCGAATCCGTCTTCTCGTATCTCGTCGCGGCCTGA
- a CDS encoding M24 family metallopeptidase — translation MTSAVASELTAELRGFRDVQQLSYACAEAVAAQLKPGVTEREAARMQREWLYERGVKDWFHRPFAWFGDRTAFVDFKIPLQFFPTDRRLEAGMPFILDMAPVYKGYTADIGYSGCLGLNPLHDKLLADLRDHRELILREVRERRSLREIYEDVDRLMVRQGYANRHRAYPFGVIAHKIDRVRERRFTPTLFGFGAQSLKGLLSDAVHGHRDGWSPLWSPYKFSDHPPTPGLWAVEPHLGFRGTGAKFEEILVVTDSRDPEQSAFWLDDDLPHVRRWNEGAV, via the coding sequence ATGACCTCAGCAGTGGCAAGCGAACTGACCGCGGAACTGCGGGGGTTCAGGGACGTACAGCAGCTCTCCTACGCCTGCGCGGAAGCGGTCGCGGCCCAGCTCAAGCCGGGTGTGACCGAGCGCGAGGCGGCGCGGATGCAGCGCGAGTGGCTGTACGAGCGCGGGGTGAAGGACTGGTTCCACCGCCCGTTCGCCTGGTTCGGCGACCGCACCGCCTTCGTCGACTTCAAGATCCCGCTGCAGTTCTTCCCCACCGACCGGCGCCTGGAGGCGGGGATGCCGTTCATCCTCGACATGGCGCCCGTGTACAAGGGGTACACGGCGGACATCGGGTACAGCGGCTGCCTCGGGCTCAACCCGCTGCACGACAAGCTCCTCGCCGACCTGCGCGACCACCGCGAGCTGATCCTGCGCGAGGTCCGCGAGCGGCGCAGCCTGCGCGAGATATACGAGGACGTGGACCGGCTCATGGTCCGCCAGGGGTACGCCAACCGGCACCGCGCCTATCCGTTCGGCGTGATCGCCCACAAGATCGACCGGGTGCGGGAGCGGCGCTTCACCCCGACCCTCTTCGGCTTCGGCGCCCAGTCCCTCAAGGGCCTGCTGAGCGACGCCGTGCACGGCCACCGGGACGGCTGGTCGCCGCTCTGGTCCCCGTACAAGTTCTCCGACCACCCGCCCACTCCGGGCCTCTGGGCGGTCGAACCCCACCTCGGATTCCGGGGGACGGGCGCGAAGTTCGAGGAGATCCTGGTCGTCACCGACTCCAGGGACCCCGAGCAGAGCGCGTTCTGGCTGGACGACGACCTGCCGCACGTGCGGCGGTGGAACGAAGGAGCGGTGTGA
- a CDS encoding ABC transporter ATP-binding protein — protein MIATESLSKRFPRVTALDRLSLDIGPGVTGLVGANGAGKSTMIKILLGLSPATEGRAEVLGLDVSTHGPEIRERVGYMPEHDCLPPDVSATEFVVHMARMSGLPATAARERTADTLRHVGLYEERYRPIGGYSTGMKQRVKLAQALVHDPKLVLLDEPTNGLDPVGRDEMLGLIRRVWTDFGISVLVTSHLLGELERTCDHVVVIDGGKLLRSSSTSDFTRTTTTLAVEVTDSDAHPDGTGALRAALAEAGVTLHEGVEEGLPGAGHILLLEAAGEETYDLVRDTVAGLGLGLVRMEQRRHHIAEVFRPEAAAQHEEVKAR, from the coding sequence GTGATCGCCACCGAAAGCCTCAGCAAGCGGTTCCCCCGGGTGACCGCTCTCGACCGGCTCTCCCTGGACATCGGGCCCGGTGTGACCGGACTGGTGGGTGCCAACGGAGCCGGCAAGTCCACGATGATCAAGATCCTGCTCGGCCTCTCCCCCGCCACGGAGGGCCGCGCCGAGGTCCTGGGCCTCGACGTCTCGACGCACGGCCCCGAGATCCGCGAGCGCGTCGGGTACATGCCCGAGCACGACTGCCTGCCGCCGGACGTCTCGGCCACCGAGTTCGTCGTCCACATGGCGCGGATGTCGGGGCTGCCGGCGACCGCCGCCCGCGAGCGGACGGCCGACACCCTGCGCCACGTCGGCCTGTACGAGGAGCGCTACCGCCCCATCGGCGGCTACTCGACCGGCATGAAGCAGCGGGTGAAGCTGGCCCAGGCCCTGGTCCACGACCCCAAGCTGGTCCTCCTCGACGAGCCGACCAACGGCCTCGACCCGGTCGGCCGGGACGAGATGCTCGGCCTCATCCGCCGCGTCTGGACCGACTTCGGCATCTCCGTGCTCGTCACCTCCCACCTCCTCGGCGAGCTGGAGCGGACCTGCGACCACGTCGTCGTCATCGACGGCGGAAAGCTGCTGCGGTCCAGCTCCACCAGCGACTTCACCCGCACCACCACGACCCTCGCGGTCGAGGTCACCGACTCGGACGCGCACCCGGACGGCACCGGCGCGCTCCGCGCGGCCCTCGCCGAGGCCGGCGTCACCCTCCACGAGGGCGTCGAGGAGGGCCTGCCCGGTGCCGGTCACATCCTGCTCCTGGAGGCCGCCGGCGAGGAGACGTACGACCTGGTGCGCGACACCGTCGCCGGCCTCGGCCTCGGCCTGGTCCGCATGGAGCAGCGCCGCCACCACATCGCCGAGGTCTTCCGTCCCGAGGCCGCCGCGCAGCACGAGGAGGTGAAGGCCCGATGA
- a CDS encoding FadR/GntR family transcriptional regulator — translation MAALRAAGRTSLVDSAVEQLRAQLAEGEWAVGDRIPTEHELAQQLGVGRNTVREAIRVLVHAGLLESRQGNGTFVRSTADPAAVLRGVRHAGARDVLELRTALEAEAARLAAERRDTHDLLRLRAALTTLREEGDRDADADLAFHLAVVAATHNAAFIEVYRFFSAQVHEVLVEALGDRAMPPVDIDVHEALVAAIEAGDPDGAEQQARELLRVPAETVAALLEESREAGA, via the coding sequence ATGGCGGCACTGAGAGCGGCGGGGCGCACCTCGCTGGTGGACTCCGCGGTGGAGCAGCTGCGGGCCCAGCTCGCCGAGGGCGAGTGGGCCGTCGGCGACCGCATCCCGACCGAGCACGAGCTCGCCCAGCAGCTGGGCGTCGGACGCAACACCGTCCGCGAGGCGATCCGGGTCCTCGTCCACGCCGGGCTCCTGGAGTCCCGGCAGGGCAACGGCACCTTCGTCCGCTCCACCGCCGACCCGGCCGCCGTCCTGCGCGGGGTCCGGCACGCGGGCGCGCGCGACGTCCTGGAACTGCGGACCGCCCTGGAGGCGGAGGCGGCCCGGCTCGCGGCGGAACGGCGGGACACCCACGACCTGCTGCGGCTGCGCGCCGCCCTGACCACCCTGCGCGAGGAGGGCGACCGGGACGCCGACGCGGACCTCGCCTTCCACCTCGCGGTGGTGGCCGCCACCCACAACGCGGCCTTCATCGAGGTCTACCGCTTCTTCTCGGCGCAGGTCCACGAGGTCCTGGTCGAGGCGCTCGGCGACCGCGCGATGCCGCCGGTCGACATCGACGTCCACGAGGCGCTGGTCGCCGCGATCGAGGCCGGCGACCCCGACGGGGCCGAACAGCAGGCCCGCGAGCTGCTGCGGGTCCCGGCGGAGACGGTGGCGGCGCTGCTGGAGGAGAGCCGGGAGGCGGGGGCGTGA
- a CDS encoding ABC transporter permease yields the protein MSTPAPEAAPDTTRIHNIGYRSYDGPRLGRSYARRSLFSQSLRGAYGLGRSAKSKVLPMLLFAVMCVPALIVTAIAVYMKNEKHLMEYTQYAVYLQLVIAVYLASQAPQSVSRDLRFRTVPLYFSRPIERVDYVLAKYGAMASALFVLTATPLLIMWVGSMLAKMDFAEQAKMFGQGLVSVAILSVLFGGIGLVMAALTPRRGFGVAAVIAVLTITYGAVSTLQGISYATDNTDAIAWLGLFSPLTLVIGLQNAFLGAPASFPGEMSVGTGVGVVYLLVVLGLVAACYGILMRRYRKVGL from the coding sequence ATGAGCACCCCCGCCCCCGAGGCCGCCCCCGACACCACCCGGATCCACAACATCGGATACCGGTCCTACGACGGCCCCAGGCTCGGCCGCTCGTACGCCCGCCGCTCGCTCTTCTCGCAGTCCCTGCGCGGGGCGTACGGCCTGGGCCGCAGCGCCAAGTCGAAGGTGCTGCCGATGCTGCTTTTCGCCGTGATGTGCGTGCCCGCGCTGATCGTCACCGCGATCGCGGTGTACATGAAGAACGAGAAGCACCTCATGGAGTACACCCAGTACGCGGTCTACCTCCAGCTCGTCATCGCCGTCTACCTGGCCTCCCAGGCCCCCCAGTCGGTCTCCCGCGACCTGAGGTTCCGGACGGTGCCGCTGTACTTCTCCCGGCCCATCGAGCGGGTCGACTACGTGCTCGCCAAGTACGGGGCCATGGCGTCGGCGCTGTTCGTCCTCACCGCCACCCCGCTGCTGATCATGTGGGTCGGCTCGATGCTGGCCAAGATGGACTTCGCCGAGCAGGCCAAGATGTTCGGCCAGGGGCTCGTCTCCGTCGCGATCCTGTCGGTGCTCTTCGGCGGCATCGGCCTGGTCATGGCCGCGCTCACGCCGCGCCGCGGCTTCGGCGTCGCCGCCGTGATCGCCGTCCTCACCATCACCTACGGCGCCGTCTCCACCCTCCAGGGCATCTCCTACGCCACCGACAACACCGACGCCATCGCCTGGCTCGGCCTGTTCTCCCCCCTCACCCTCGTCATCGGCCTGCAGAACGCCTTCCTCGGCGCTCCCGCCTCCTTCCCCGGCGAGATGTCGGTCGGGACCGGAGTCGGCGTGGTCTACCTCCTGGTCGTCCTCGGCCTCGTCGCCGCCTGCTACGGCATCCTGATGCGCCGCTACCGAAAGGTCGGACTGTGA
- a CDS encoding MFS transporter, which translates to MRGTETGPARVLVDAEADVRPSAAGTAARRALLAHPLLLLAGIVLASLNMRVALASVAPLVGEIAGAFGLSSTAGSLITSIPVLFLGLGALVAPWLGRRFGAERTVLAALLLLAGGILLRLLPSVAALYGGGVLVGTAIALLNVLMPGLVKRDFPDRAAAMTSVYTGAMVAGATVAAAAAVPLEEALGGGWQGSLGSWSLLALVAAVAWLPQVLIARGRTGHEVRAVPAAGAAPARVWRSALAWQVTLFMGLQSLWSYVLIAWMPTIFTDHGMSRSEAGVVFAFNNLIQVAGAFAVPLLAGRRRSQRPLVVLVTTLVAAGYAGLLVAPAEGAWLWSAVLGVGQGGALGLALTLIVLRTGDAPTAARLSGMAQTVGYLMAAAGPLAAGALHQATGSWTLPISLVLGVCAAAAGVGLLAARDRTV; encoded by the coding sequence GTGAGGGGTACGGAGACGGGCCCCGCGCGCGTGCTGGTCGACGCCGAGGCCGACGTACGCCCCTCGGCCGCCGGGACCGCCGCGCGGCGCGCGCTGCTCGCCCATCCGCTGCTGCTGCTCGCCGGGATCGTGCTCGCCTCGCTCAACATGCGGGTCGCGCTGGCGAGCGTGGCGCCGCTGGTCGGCGAGATAGCCGGGGCCTTCGGCCTCTCCTCGACCGCCGGATCGCTCATCACCTCGATCCCGGTGCTCTTCCTCGGCCTCGGCGCGCTGGTCGCGCCCTGGCTGGGCCGCCGCTTCGGCGCCGAGCGGACCGTGCTCGCCGCGCTGCTGCTGCTCGCCGGCGGCATCCTGCTGCGGCTGCTGCCGTCGGTGGCGGCGCTGTACGGCGGCGGCGTCCTCGTCGGCACCGCGATCGCCCTGCTCAACGTGCTGATGCCGGGTCTGGTCAAGCGGGACTTCCCGGACCGGGCGGCCGCCATGACCTCCGTGTACACGGGGGCGATGGTCGCCGGCGCGACCGTCGCCGCCGCGGCCGCGGTCCCGCTGGAGGAGGCGCTCGGCGGCGGCTGGCAGGGCTCGCTCGGCTCCTGGTCGCTGCTCGCCCTGGTGGCGGCGGTGGCCTGGCTGCCCCAGGTGCTGATCGCCCGGGGCCGTACCGGTCACGAGGTACGGGCCGTCCCGGCCGCCGGCGCCGCCCCGGCGCGGGTGTGGCGCTCGGCGCTCGCCTGGCAGGTGACCCTCTTCATGGGCCTGCAGTCGCTCTGGTCGTACGTGCTGATCGCCTGGATGCCGACGATCTTCACCGACCACGGGATGAGCCGCTCCGAGGCCGGTGTGGTCTTCGCCTTCAACAACCTGATCCAGGTCGCCGGGGCCTTCGCGGTGCCGCTGCTCGCGGGCCGCAGGCGCAGCCAGCGCCCGCTGGTGGTGCTGGTGACGACGCTGGTCGCCGCCGGGTACGCGGGGCTGCTCGTCGCCCCGGCCGAGGGCGCCTGGCTGTGGTCGGCGGTCCTCGGCGTCGGCCAGGGCGGGGCCCTGGGGCTCGCGCTGACCCTGATCGTGCTGCGGACCGGGGACGCCCCGACGGCCGCCCGGCTCTCCGGGATGGCCCAGACCGTCGGCTATCTGATGGCGGCCGCGGGTCCGCTGGCGGCCGGTGCCCTGCATCAGGCGACCGGCTCGTGGACGCTGCCGATCTCGCTGGTGCTCGGTGTCTGCGCGGCGGCCGCGGGCGTCGGCCTGCTCGCCGCCCGCGACCGTACCGTCTGA
- a CDS encoding ABC transporter permease subunit has product MYDPTVARLTYRALLGRRRAAILFLLPGLLLLIATAVRIINGADDQVAADLLGGFALATMVPLIGVIAGTGAIGPEIDDGSIVYLLSKPVKRPTIITTKLIVAIAVTMAFSAVPTLIAGFILNGNGQQVAVAYTVAALVASIAYSALFLLLGTVSRHAVVIGLVYALVWEALFGSLIAGARTLSVQQWSLALAEKVTGEGLISSDVALPTASVLLIAVTIGATWFAGHKLRTLTLAGEE; this is encoded by the coding sequence ATGTACGACCCCACCGTCGCCCGGCTCACCTACCGGGCCCTCCTGGGCCGCCGCCGGGCGGCGATCCTCTTCCTGCTGCCCGGCCTGCTCCTGCTCATCGCCACGGCCGTCCGGATCATCAACGGCGCGGACGACCAGGTCGCGGCCGACCTCCTCGGCGGTTTCGCGCTCGCCACGATGGTGCCGCTGATCGGCGTCATCGCCGGCACGGGCGCGATCGGCCCGGAGATCGACGACGGCTCCATCGTCTACCTGCTCTCCAAGCCGGTGAAGCGGCCGACGATCATCACCACCAAGCTGATCGTGGCCATCGCCGTGACCATGGCCTTCTCGGCCGTGCCCACCCTGATCGCCGGCTTCATCCTGAACGGGAACGGGCAGCAGGTCGCCGTGGCCTACACGGTCGCCGCGCTGGTCGCCTCCATCGCCTACAGCGCGCTCTTCCTGCTGCTCGGCACGGTCAGCCGGCACGCCGTGGTGATCGGCCTGGTCTACGCCCTGGTCTGGGAGGCGCTGTTCGGCTCCCTGATCGCCGGCGCCCGCACCCTCAGCGTCCAGCAGTGGTCGCTCGCCCTCGCCGAGAAGGTCACCGGCGAGGGGCTGATCAGCTCCGACGTGGCGCTGCCGACGGCGTCGGTGCTGCTGATCGCCGTCACGATCGGGGCCACCTGGTTCGCCGGCCACAAGCTGCGCACGCTGACGCTGGCCGGCGAGGAGTAG